In Thermococcus thioreducens, a genomic segment contains:
- a CDS encoding UPF0147 family protein, with product MSELIGQIVQVLKEQVVQDTVVPRNIRRAAEQAIEALLDESKEPAVRAADAIAILEEISEDPNMPMHTRTIIWEVLGALEQVK from the coding sequence ATGAGCGAGCTCATCGGCCAGATCGTGCAGGTTCTCAAGGAGCAGGTCGTCCAGGACACCGTTGTTCCCAGGAACATAAGGCGTGCCGCCGAGCAGGCCATAGAGGCCCTCCTCGACGAGAGCAAGGAGCCCGCCGTCAGGGCGGCCGATGCCATAGCCATCCTGGAAGAAATAAGCGAGGACCCGAACATGCCGATGCACACGAGGACGATCATCTGGGAGGTCCTCGGTGCCCTTGAGCAGGTCAAGTGA